A region from the bacterium genome encodes:
- a CDS encoding glycosyltransferase has product MTTSGKTTIAHLTSVHDPDDPRIFHKQCRSLAEAGFEVLLVAPAERDAARDGVSIRAVPPPRGRLARMLITTWRVWSVARASGARICHFHDPELIPAGLLLRLAGRRVVYDVHEDYVTAIVQKPYLPRPLARLAGALFDGLERLAARAFAVVLAEKYYADRFPRGRTVLNYPRVEILPQPQAAPPPGRPRLLYTGNVSADRGADRHASLVRLLPDCEIHLVGRCFPGEADRLRSIAGDGAGRLHIEGEDGHVPYERILARYAEGGWTAGLALFPRTEHYRRKELTKFFEYMAAGLPIVATDMPVWRDVVEANGCGICVDPDDDVAVTDAIRLLLDNPAAARAMGRRGREAVLSTYNWDREAARLLDLYRELLEEGAP; this is encoded by the coding sequence ATGACAACCAGCGGAAAAACGACCATCGCCCACCTCACTTCGGTCCACGACCCGGACGACCCGCGTATCTTCCACAAGCAGTGCCGCTCGCTGGCGGAGGCCGGTTTCGAAGTCCTGCTGGTGGCGCCCGCGGAGCGGGACGCGGCGCGCGATGGCGTATCGATCCGCGCGGTGCCGCCGCCGCGCGGTCGACTCGCGCGCATGCTGATCACGACCTGGCGCGTCTGGAGCGTGGCGCGGGCCTCGGGCGCGCGCATCTGCCACTTCCACGATCCCGAACTCATTCCCGCCGGGCTCCTGCTGCGCCTGGCCGGCCGCCGGGTCGTGTACGATGTGCATGAGGACTACGTTACGGCGATCGTCCAGAAGCCCTATCTGCCGCGACCGCTCGCGCGTCTGGCCGGCGCGCTGTTCGACGGCCTGGAACGTCTGGCCGCTCGCGCCTTCGCGGTCGTGCTGGCCGAGAAATACTACGCGGATCGCTTTCCCCGCGGACGGACGGTGCTCAATTACCCGCGCGTGGAGATCCTCCCGCAACCGCAGGCTGCGCCGCCCCCGGGCCGGCCGCGCCTGCTCTACACCGGAAACGTCAGCGCCGATCGCGGCGCGGACCGTCACGCCTCCCTCGTGCGCCTGCTGCCGGACTGCGAGATCCACCTGGTCGGCCGCTGTTTCCCGGGCGAGGCGGATCGCCTGCGCTCCATCGCGGGCGACGGGGCCGGGCGCCTGCACATCGAGGGGGAGGACGGACATGTGCCCTACGAGCGCATTCTCGCGCGCTATGCAGAGGGCGGCTGGACGGCCGGACTGGCCCTTTTCCCGCGCACGGAGCATTATCGACGCAAGGAACTGACCAAGTTCTTCGAATACATGGCGGCCGGATTGCCCATCGTCGCGACGGACATGCCCGTCTGGCGCGACGTCGTCGAGGCCAACGGCTGCGGGATCTGCGTGGATCCGGATGACGATGTCGCGGTGACCGACGCGATTCGCCTCCTCCTCGACAATCCCGCGGCCGCGCGGGCCATGGGCCGGCGCGGTCGCGAGGCCGTGCTGAGCACGTACAACTGGGACCGCGAGGCAGCCAGGCTCCTGGATCTCTACCGCGAGCTTCTGGAAGAAGGGGCGCCGTGA
- a CDS encoding sugar transferase, translating into MIRALTLDLKRIFDPMLALVGLVVLSPMLLFIAALVRLRIGAPVLFRQERPGQQGAPFTIYKFRTMTEVRNETGVLLSDARRMTTVGRWLRKTSLDELPELINVLSGKMCFVGPRPLLPQYLARYDAQQKRRHEVKPGITGWAQVNGRNAIDWEAKFALDVWYVDHVSPWLDLKILLMTVAHVFWRRGISHDGYATMPEFLGNGGGGKSREEDRP; encoded by the coding sequence ATGATCCGCGCCCTCACCCTCGACCTGAAGCGCATCTTCGATCCCATGCTGGCCCTGGTCGGTCTGGTCGTCCTGTCGCCCATGCTGTTGTTCATCGCGGCGCTGGTTCGCCTGCGCATCGGCGCGCCCGTGCTCTTCCGGCAGGAGCGGCCCGGCCAGCAGGGCGCGCCCTTCACCATCTACAAGTTCCGCACCATGACCGAGGTCCGGAACGAAACGGGCGTGCTGCTCTCCGATGCGCGGCGCATGACGACCGTCGGTCGCTGGTTGCGCAAGACCAGCCTCGACGAACTGCCCGAGCTGATCAACGTCTTGAGCGGGAAGATGTGCTTCGTCGGGCCGCGCCCCCTGCTTCCGCAATACCTCGCGCGCTACGACGCGCAGCAGAAGCGGCGGCACGAGGTAAAGCCGGGCATCACCGGCTGGGCCCAGGTCAACGGGCGCAACGCCATCGACTGGGAGGCCAAATTCGCACTGGACGTATGGTACGTGGACCACGTGTCGCCCTGGCTCGACCTGAAGATACTGCTGATGACCGTGGCCCACGTGTTCTGGCGCCGCGGCATCAGTCACGACGGCTACGCCACAATGCCCGAGTTCCTGGGCAACGGTGGCGGCGGGAAATCTCGAGAGGAGGATCGGCCTTGA
- a CDS encoding acetyltransferase: MDLVIYGAGGLAREVAFLAREINAASGTPPYRLLGYVEDDCAGPVKTIGDLPVLGDGSWFDKRREQVGCVVGIGTPRALATVSRLLRTLDNVSFPNLVHPGVIWDAARIEIGEGNVITAGSIFTTDIRIGSFNIFNLSCTYGHDVVIGDCCVINPGCSISGNVTLEGENLIGTRAGILQTLTIGRGATVGSGALVTKDVAPGDVVVGIPAKPLARK, encoded by the coding sequence ATGGATCTCGTGATATACGGCGCGGGCGGACTGGCGCGCGAAGTGGCTTTCCTGGCGCGGGAGATCAACGCGGCGTCCGGCACGCCGCCCTACCGGCTGCTGGGCTACGTCGAGGACGACTGCGCCGGTCCCGTCAAGACCATCGGCGATCTGCCCGTCCTGGGCGACGGCAGCTGGTTCGACAAGCGCCGGGAGCAGGTGGGCTGCGTCGTCGGGATCGGCACGCCCAGGGCCCTGGCGACGGTGAGCCGGCTCCTGAGGACGCTCGACAACGTGAGCTTCCCCAACCTCGTCCACCCGGGCGTGATCTGGGACGCCGCGCGCATCGAGATCGGCGAGGGCAACGTGATCACCGCCGGCAGCATCTTCACCACCGACATCAGGATCGGCTCGTTCAACATCTTCAACCTCTCCTGTACCTACGGCCACGACGTCGTGATCGGCGACTGCTGCGTGATCAATCCCGGCTGCTCCATCTCGGGGAACGTGACGCTGGAAGGAGAGAACCTCATCGGCACCCGGGCCGGCATCCTGCAGACGCTGACGATCGGCCGCGGCGCCACGGTGGGCTCGGGTGCGCTGGTCACCAAGGACGTGGCTCCGGGCGATGTGGTGGTGGGGATTCCCGCCAAGCCGCTGGCGAGGAAGTAG
- a CDS encoding DegT/DnrJ/EryC1/StrS family aminotransferase: MATPLSRPDITDLERQAVMQVLRSHNLALGPKLREFEKAMADYHGRKHAIAVNSGTSGLHLAMIALGLEPGDEVITTPFSFVASTNCILYERGEPRFVDIDRDTWNMDLAQLDAAVTPRTRGLLPVHVFGVPCDMKAIRAFAADRGLWVVEDACEAIGAYSRDTLAGSDSDIAVLAFYPNKQLTTGEGGMVLTDDDDLAAVMRSAHNQGRAPRAGWLSHERLGYNYRMSDIQAALGLAQLSRLDEILAKRTQVARWYDERLSGHDWVRGQTVPDGVTKSWFVYVVELDASFGRVGRDAVLAGLRERGVGCSNYFTPIHLQPFIRERLGTCVGDFPVTESVADRTVALPFFSNLKETEVDGVCAALQETAASARRRCAADR; the protein is encoded by the coding sequence TTGGCCACACCCCTCTCCAGACCCGACATCACCGACCTCGAACGCCAGGCCGTCATGCAGGTCCTGCGCTCCCACAACCTGGCGCTGGGACCGAAGCTGCGCGAGTTCGAAAAGGCCATGGCCGACTACCACGGCCGCAAGCACGCGATCGCCGTCAACAGCGGCACCAGCGGGCTGCACCTGGCCATGATCGCCCTCGGCCTCGAGCCGGGCGACGAGGTGATCACCACGCCGTTCTCCTTCGTGGCGTCGACCAACTGCATCCTCTACGAGCGCGGCGAGCCCCGCTTCGTGGACATCGACCGCGACACCTGGAACATGGACCTCGCGCAACTCGATGCCGCGGTCACGCCGCGCACCCGCGGCCTGCTGCCGGTACACGTCTTCGGCGTGCCCTGCGACATGAAGGCGATCCGCGCCTTCGCCGCCGATCGCGGCTTGTGGGTGGTGGAGGACGCCTGCGAGGCCATCGGGGCCTACTCGCGCGACACGCTGGCCGGCAGTGACTCCGACATCGCCGTGCTCGCCTTCTACCCCAACAAGCAGCTCACCACCGGCGAGGGCGGCATGGTGCTGACCGACGACGACGATCTCGCCGCGGTCATGCGTTCGGCCCACAACCAGGGCCGCGCTCCGCGCGCGGGCTGGCTCAGCCACGAACGCCTCGGCTACAACTACCGCATGAGCGACATCCAGGCCGCCCTGGGCCTGGCGCAGCTCTCGCGCCTCGACGAGATCCTCGCCAAGCGCACGCAGGTGGCCCGCTGGTACGACGAGCGCCTGTCCGGACACGACTGGGTGCGCGGCCAGACCGTGCCCGACGGCGTCACCAAGAGCTGGTTCGTGTACGTCGTGGAACTGGATGCGTCGTTCGGGCGCGTCGGGCGGGACGCCGTGCTGGCCGGCCTGCGCGAGCGGGGCGTCGGTTGCAGCAACTACTTCACCCCCATTCACCTGCAGCCGTTCATCCGCGAGCGTCTGGGCACGTGCGTGGGCGACTTCCCGGTCACGGAGAGCGTGGCGGACCGCACCGTGGCGCTGCCGTTCTTCAGCAACCTCAAGGAGACCGAGGTCGACGGGGTCTGCGCGGCGCTGCAGGAGACGGCGGCCTCGGCGCGCAGGCGGTGCGCCGCCGACCGCTGA
- a CDS encoding SLBB domain-containing protein: MRNGCHVAITLAVACLTLLAVLPEPAVSQDATQDLLDEASRRSGLSREELLRRYQEKTGGGIDDEDTPPGLTELPGAAGPSIRPGVILPFDLDLAAARKDTTAHPSPAAALPDSIFGADFFRLDTGVFAPAIFGPVPEGYQLGVGDQVFVDVWGEVEFRLERVVDRDGAVILPKGGKIRCAGRTLGEVARAVREKLSGSYSGIDTKGEGGTTFVDVSLGRLRAIRVFVVGEAAQPGAYEMSSVATVFTALYAAGGPNAQGSLRAILLMRGEQQVAALDLYDYLLSGKRTGDALLREGDTVYVPPRGLTVRIRGEVRRELTFEMREREDVRDLIRFAGGFTAEAERNHVHVERIVPPRERRPEQPDRIHQDLDLRLKMLHPLADGDVVRIDRIPDRLENWVEVRGNVKQPGRYEYREGLTVADLVGIAGGLWSDTLDERAIIDRTEADRAHSAVDFDLGGALAGEASVALQPMDVLRVFSIWDVRDRFEVAISGEVRAPGSFEWRERMTLRDLVLKAGGLKESADLLRAEVSRVRRDAVTSRETGAPPARTVDVITVQMGDDWLTDGGHFALEPHDRVAIRSLPWWELPRQVTIRGEVHFPGVYTLERNDERLSSLLARAGGLKPTAYAPGTRVVREKDGIGNVAIDLTRALSRPGHEHDAILEAGDEVLVPPVPYTVKVTGAVGFPTSIIFEHGKSLGDYVARAGGYADMADKWKTHVVYPNGMSKQIRKIWNDPGVMPGSTIVVPLKSPDEGAGKLATLKEIASILASVATVWLVIDRTQ; encoded by the coding sequence ATGCGGAACGGATGCCATGTCGCGATCACCCTCGCCGTCGCCTGCCTGACCCTGCTCGCCGTATTGCCCGAGCCGGCCGTCTCCCAGGATGCGACGCAGGACCTCCTGGACGAGGCCTCCCGCCGGAGCGGCCTCAGCCGCGAGGAGCTGCTGCGGCGCTACCAGGAGAAGACCGGTGGGGGCATCGACGACGAGGACACGCCCCCCGGTTTGACGGAGCTGCCCGGCGCGGCCGGCCCGTCCATCCGCCCGGGCGTCATCCTGCCATTCGACCTGGATTTGGCCGCGGCGCGCAAGGACACGACCGCGCATCCGTCTCCGGCAGCCGCCCTGCCCGACAGCATCTTCGGCGCCGACTTCTTCCGCCTCGACACGGGCGTCTTCGCACCGGCGATCTTCGGCCCCGTGCCCGAGGGCTATCAGCTCGGCGTGGGCGACCAGGTCTTCGTGGACGTGTGGGGCGAGGTGGAGTTCCGTCTGGAACGCGTGGTCGACCGCGACGGCGCGGTCATCCTGCCCAAGGGCGGCAAGATCCGCTGCGCCGGCCGCACCCTGGGCGAGGTCGCGAGAGCCGTGCGCGAGAAGCTCTCTGGCTCCTATTCCGGCATCGACACCAAGGGGGAGGGCGGCACGACCTTCGTGGACGTGAGCCTGGGACGGCTGCGCGCCATCCGCGTCTTCGTCGTCGGCGAGGCGGCGCAACCCGGCGCCTACGAGATGAGCTCGGTGGCGACGGTCTTCACGGCCCTCTACGCGGCCGGCGGCCCCAACGCCCAGGGCAGCCTGCGCGCCATCCTCCTGATGCGCGGCGAGCAGCAGGTCGCCGCGCTCGATCTCTACGACTACCTGTTGTCGGGCAAGCGCACCGGCGACGCGCTGCTGCGCGAGGGCGACACGGTCTACGTGCCGCCGCGCGGCCTCACCGTGCGCATCCGGGGCGAGGTGCGCCGCGAGCTGACCTTCGAGATGAGGGAAAGGGAGGACGTGCGGGACCTGATCCGCTTCGCCGGCGGTTTCACGGCCGAGGCGGAGAGGAACCACGTGCACGTGGAGCGTATCGTGCCGCCTCGAGAGCGCCGTCCCGAGCAGCCGGACCGCATCCACCAGGACCTGGACCTGCGCCTGAAGATGCTGCACCCGCTCGCCGACGGCGACGTGGTGCGCATCGACCGCATCCCCGACCGCCTGGAGAACTGGGTCGAGGTGCGCGGCAACGTGAAGCAGCCGGGGCGCTACGAGTACCGCGAGGGCCTGACCGTCGCCGATCTGGTGGGGATCGCCGGGGGGCTCTGGTCCGACACCCTGGACGAGCGCGCCATCATCGACCGCACCGAGGCCGACCGCGCGCACTCGGCCGTCGACTTCGACCTGGGCGGGGCCCTCGCCGGCGAGGCGTCGGTGGCCCTGCAGCCCATGGACGTGCTGCGCGTCTTCTCGATCTGGGACGTGCGCGACCGCTTCGAGGTGGCCATCAGCGGCGAGGTGCGCGCGCCGGGCAGCTTCGAGTGGCGCGAGCGGATGACCCTGCGCGATCTCGTGCTGAAGGCCGGCGGCCTGAAGGAGTCGGCCGACCTGCTGCGCGCCGAGGTGTCGCGCGTGCGCCGCGACGCCGTCACCAGCCGCGAGACGGGCGCTCCGCCCGCGCGCACCGTCGACGTGATCACCGTCCAGATGGGCGACGACTGGCTGACCGACGGCGGCCACTTCGCGCTCGAGCCCCACGACCGCGTGGCGATCCGCAGCCTGCCCTGGTGGGAACTGCCGCGCCAGGTGACCATCCGCGGCGAGGTGCACTTCCCGGGCGTCTACACGCTGGAACGCAACGACGAGCGCCTGTCCAGCCTGCTCGCCCGCGCCGGCGGCCTCAAGCCCACCGCCTACGCGCCCGGCACGCGCGTGGTGCGCGAGAAGGACGGCATCGGCAACGTGGCCATCGACCTGACCCGCGCCCTCTCCAGGCCCGGCCACGAGCACGACGCGATCCTCGAGGCCGGCGACGAGGTCCTCGTCCCGCCGGTGCCCTACACGGTGAAGGTGACCGGCGCGGTGGGCTTCCCCACCAGCATCATCTTCGAGCACGGCAAGAGCCTGGGCGACTACGTCGCGCGCGCCGGCGGCTATGCGGACATGGCGGACAAGTGGAAGACGCACGTGGTGTATCCCAACGGGATGTCGAAGCAGATCCGCAAGATCTGGAACGACCCCGGGGTGATGCCGGGTTCGACGATCGTGGTGCCGCTGAAGAGTCCGGACGAGGGAGCGGGGAAGCTGGCTACGCTTAAGGAGATCGCGAGTATCCTGGCCAGTGTGGCTACGGTGTGGTTGGTTATTGATCGGACGCAGTGA
- a CDS encoding flippase has translation MNTRTHQTRHQGLARNSLINLLGLALPMAVGVIALPTIVRGLGTERFGLLTIIWMVIGYFNLLDVGMSRSMTKHVAEFLASEHRDETARLVFSGLVTMFALGIVGAGIVAVSSPHLVGGVFRISSELRDEAGTSLLILAASVPFVILSLGLRGVLQAAQRFDYVNFVRVPIGLNTFIAPLVAVHYSDSLVPAVAALGIGRVVAFAAYCYLVRRSLPVSSGNRFEKKYSLLLLRTGGWITVSNLISPLLVYADRFIIGAILTMTSVAYYATPFEVATKALLISSAIVTVLFPAFSAGHVSKKEASSFIYGKGIRQIYLLLFPVLLPIALFATEILDIWLGPEFASNGFRPMQLLCLGVLFNGLAGVPFAYIQAIGKARVTATVHALEAPVFLLVMYLLVSKLGISGAAVAWVARMAADALILHVVSARNLQVVTLTRRHLAYSVGLVLAAVVLVWVGPSPAWRVVGLIALLVLHLFILRSDARDAIRALLPRESNDRADASC, from the coding sequence ATGAACACCCGAACCCACCAAACGAGACATCAAGGATTGGCGAGGAACTCTCTCATCAACCTTTTGGGATTAGCTCTGCCCATGGCTGTGGGTGTCATCGCCCTACCCACAATCGTGAGGGGATTAGGAACGGAGCGATTCGGCCTGCTGACGATCATCTGGATGGTGATCGGATATTTCAATCTCCTCGACGTGGGTATGTCTCGCTCCATGACGAAACACGTCGCCGAGTTCCTAGCCAGCGAGCATCGGGACGAGACGGCGAGGCTGGTGTTCAGCGGCTTGGTCACCATGTTCGCCCTCGGGATCGTTGGCGCGGGCATCGTCGCTGTATCATCGCCGCATCTCGTCGGGGGTGTATTTCGAATTTCTTCGGAATTGCGGGACGAGGCCGGGACGTCGCTCTTGATCCTGGCGGCATCCGTTCCGTTCGTGATTCTGTCACTTGGGTTGCGCGGAGTCCTGCAGGCCGCGCAGAGGTTCGATTACGTGAATTTCGTGCGTGTCCCGATCGGCCTGAACACGTTCATCGCTCCTCTGGTCGCCGTTCACTATTCCGACAGTCTCGTGCCTGCGGTGGCGGCTCTCGGGATCGGCCGCGTTGTCGCTTTTGCCGCCTATTGTTATCTCGTCAGGCGCAGCTTACCGGTTTCGTCGGGAAACAGGTTCGAAAAGAAGTACAGCCTTCTGCTTCTCCGCACCGGTGGATGGATCACCGTGAGCAACCTGATCAGTCCCCTGCTGGTGTATGCGGATCGGTTCATCATTGGCGCCATATTGACCATGACTTCTGTGGCTTATTATGCAACTCCATTTGAAGTGGCTACGAAAGCGCTGTTGATATCCTCAGCCATCGTAACAGTTCTTTTTCCGGCCTTCAGCGCGGGCCACGTCTCGAAGAAGGAGGCATCCTCGTTCATTTACGGGAAAGGGATCCGTCAGATCTACTTGCTGCTCTTTCCGGTACTGCTGCCAATAGCCCTTTTCGCGACTGAGATTCTCGATATCTGGCTTGGCCCGGAATTCGCATCCAATGGCTTCCGCCCCATGCAACTTCTTTGCCTGGGTGTTCTGTTCAACGGCCTGGCCGGGGTGCCGTTCGCATATATTCAGGCCATCGGCAAAGCGCGGGTCACCGCTACCGTGCACGCGCTCGAGGCACCGGTATTCCTCTTGGTCATGTATCTCCTGGTTTCCAAGCTAGGCATATCCGGCGCGGCTGTGGCATGGGTTGCTCGTATGGCGGCCGATGCCCTGATCCTTCACGTCGTCTCCGCGCGCAACCTGCAGGTGGTGACACTTACCCGGCGACATCTTGCCTACAGCGTTGGGCTCGTACTGGCGGCGGTTGTCCTGGTGTGGGTGGGGCCGTCTCCGGCCTGGAGGGTCGTGGGCCTGATCGCCCTGCTGGTTCTCCATCTATTCATCCTCAGGTCGGACGCCAGGGACGCGATTCGGGCTCTCTTGCCCCGCGAGTCAAACGACAGGGCGGATGCATCGTGTTGA
- a CDS encoding oligosaccharide repeat unit polymerase translates to MLIAAIIILILNGTFHWLIERNLTYPPVMLSALWVFLMVLAFSASGYESVSGTTVVVYVAGLVGFGLGSLIGLVQPARFAQNTSRTPRNGGHIGPFVGVAVIGIGVLPLLLIRMFTASATLGISNPLLAFRLANSSGDGPGLGAFSYVIAWMTFAAVAAFALYGGDKKRRGLVVLLFIVALIYQILSASRTGVGILLFSAACVSAVSRRRIPIKLMLLAGGGFLALFLGVALVLGKTGVQHLTGTSSLVSMLHMVRHYLISGIVAFDQVVADPTPFEGGFHSLRFFSIVANVFGAGIEVPDLVLEYVMTPYPTNVYTMFFPSYVDFGLAGVVVYGVLLGWTCCLLYRWAQNGSLIGTALFGLALAKLLISGITEHFLVSVSYWVQATLVFYLLLGRGRRIRSHG, encoded by the coding sequence GTGTTGATCGCAGCCATCATCATCCTCATCCTCAACGGCACGTTTCACTGGCTGATCGAGCGCAACTTGACTTATCCGCCTGTTATGCTTTCCGCACTCTGGGTGTTCTTGATGGTGCTGGCGTTTTCTGCTTCCGGTTACGAATCGGTATCCGGCACGACGGTGGTAGTCTACGTGGCCGGCCTCGTCGGTTTCGGCTTGGGCTCGCTCATCGGATTGGTTCAGCCGGCTCGGTTTGCGCAAAACACGTCACGGACACCCCGGAACGGCGGCCATATCGGTCCATTCGTGGGGGTGGCTGTCATTGGGATCGGTGTGTTGCCGTTGTTGCTGATTCGCATGTTCACCGCGAGCGCGACTCTCGGCATCAGCAATCCGTTGTTGGCCTTCCGACTCGCCAACAGTTCCGGCGATGGTCCGGGACTCGGCGCGTTTTCTTATGTCATCGCCTGGATGACGTTTGCAGCTGTTGCCGCCTTCGCTCTTTATGGGGGCGATAAGAAGCGCAGAGGCCTCGTGGTTCTTCTCTTTATCGTCGCATTGATCTACCAGATCCTATCGGCTTCCCGGACCGGAGTTGGCATACTGCTCTTCAGCGCAGCCTGTGTCTCCGCTGTTTCCAGAAGACGCATCCCGATCAAATTGATGCTCTTGGCGGGGGGCGGCTTTCTTGCGCTCTTTCTCGGTGTGGCTCTCGTGCTCGGCAAGACCGGGGTGCAACATCTCACCGGTACCTCTTCGCTTGTGTCCATGCTCCACATGGTACGGCATTATCTCATCAGTGGGATCGTCGCCTTTGATCAGGTGGTTGCGGATCCCACACCGTTCGAAGGCGGATTTCACTCTTTACGGTTCTTTTCCATCGTCGCTAACGTGTTCGGTGCCGGGATCGAAGTGCCGGATCTCGTCCTGGAATACGTGATGACGCCGTACCCGACGAACGTGTATACGATGTTCTTTCCAAGTTATGTCGATTTCGGGCTTGCGGGCGTTGTCGTATACGGAGTTCTTCTCGGTTGGACGTGCTGTTTGTTGTACAGGTGGGCCCAGAACGGTTCGCTCATCGGAACGGCGCTGTTCGGACTCGCTCTGGCGAAACTGTTGATCAGCGGCATCACCGAGCACTTCCTCGTGTCCGTCAGCTATTGGGTCCAGGCAACCCTGGTTTTCTATCTACTGCTGGGGCGAGGCAGGAGGATCCGTTCGCATGGATAG
- a CDS encoding glycosyltransferase family 2 protein, whose translation MDSTNQASGDAKDVLHIIIVNWRAGKFLLNCLRSIEVSRGDYHLEAVTVVDNDSSDGSLDGIDSLDLPLRVIRNDENIGFARACNLGTEGIDADFTLFLNPDMVLSSDALHLSLGTFRNEDNERVGILGVQLLDEHRRVSRSCSRFPTPVIILNRSTGLSSLWPQIFKPQFLLEWDHGESRDVDQVMGAYFMVRQGVFDELNGFDERFFMYFEEVDFCFRANTLGWRTRYLAEASALHHGRVSSDQVRAQCLFFSLRSRLLYFRKYATTAGYWSVLFFTVLVEPVFRLISTVVRRDSTRAAETIKAYRMLVSEIVTIISGGRP comes from the coding sequence ATGGATAGCACGAATCAAGCGTCCGGAGATGCCAAGGACGTATTGCACATCATCATAGTCAACTGGCGGGCAGGTAAATTCCTGTTGAATTGCCTGCGTTCGATTGAGGTCAGCCGGGGGGATTACCACCTCGAAGCCGTGACCGTTGTGGATAACGATTCCAGCGACGGCTCTCTCGACGGCATCGATTCGTTGGACCTTCCTCTGAGAGTGATCAGAAATGATGAAAACATCGGCTTCGCGCGGGCGTGTAATCTGGGCACCGAGGGCATCGACGCCGATTTCACCCTCTTCCTCAATCCCGACATGGTCCTCTCATCGGATGCTCTTCACTTGAGTCTCGGCACCTTCCGCAACGAAGACAACGAACGTGTGGGCATTCTGGGCGTGCAGCTGCTCGACGAACATAGACGCGTATCCCGTAGCTGTTCCAGATTTCCGACTCCGGTCATCATCCTGAACAGATCCACGGGTTTAAGCTCCTTGTGGCCGCAGATCTTCAAGCCCCAGTTTCTGTTGGAGTGGGATCATGGCGAGAGTCGTGATGTCGATCAGGTGATGGGCGCATATTTCATGGTCAGGCAAGGTGTTTTCGATGAGTTGAACGGCTTCGATGAGCGATTCTTCATGTACTTCGAAGAGGTAGATTTCTGTTTTCGGGCAAACACGCTGGGATGGCGCACCAGGTATCTGGCCGAGGCCTCTGCGCTCCATCACGGTAGAGTATCTAGCGACCAGGTCAGGGCCCAGTGCTTGTTCTTTTCCTTGCGCAGCCGTCTTCTTTATTTTCGAAAGTATGCCACGACGGCCGGGTACTGGTCAGTGCTGTTCTTCACTGTTCTCGTCGAACCTGTCTTCCGGCTGATCTCGACTGTCGTGCGTCGGGATAGCACCCGTGCGGCCGAAACGATCAAAGCGTACAGGATGCTCGTTTCGGAGATCGTGACAATCATTTCGGGCGGTAGACCGTGA
- a CDS encoding glycosyltransferase family 4 protein has translation MKVLFLTRYGPRGASSRYRTYQYLPKLREAGIDGDVLPLLDDSYLRRRYKGASGNVFEVAAAYIKRALKVGDAGGYDLVWAEKELFPWLPAPLELASWPRGVPVVLDYDDAMHHRYGRHGQAIVRGMLGGKIPKLIACSAAVVVGNAYLAEYARSNGANRVEVIPTVVDVAGYRKKQSYATESLKMCWIGSPVTSKYLAMIAGPLRRFAEKHSCELVLIGGGDLDLKGVPVKHVDWAPDTEAEAIRNCDVGLMPLPDDPWERGKCGLKLIQYMAAGLPIIASPIGINNDIVEDGVNGFLASGDEQWIACIEELNASESLRSGFGEQGRRKVEKYYDLSVTASVLSRVLLEVAHR, from the coding sequence GTGAAGGTGTTGTTTCTGACGCGCTACGGCCCCAGGGGAGCCAGCAGCAGGTATCGAACCTATCAGTACCTGCCGAAGTTGCGTGAGGCCGGCATAGATGGCGATGTGCTTCCCTTGCTTGATGACAGTTACCTGCGTCGACGCTATAAAGGGGCGAGCGGGAACGTGTTCGAAGTCGCCGCGGCGTATATCAAGCGTGCCCTCAAGGTCGGGGACGCCGGAGGGTATGACCTCGTCTGGGCAGAAAAAGAACTTTTCCCTTGGCTGCCGGCGCCTCTTGAACTGGCCTCGTGGCCTCGAGGTGTACCGGTAGTCCTGGATTATGACGACGCCATGCACCATCGCTATGGTCGACACGGGCAAGCCATTGTGAGGGGGATGCTCGGTGGCAAGATACCGAAACTGATCGCCTGCTCCGCCGCGGTTGTCGTAGGCAACGCCTATCTCGCCGAATACGCACGCTCGAATGGCGCGAACAGGGTCGAGGTGATCCCCACAGTCGTGGATGTCGCTGGATATAGGAAGAAACAGTCTTATGCGACAGAATCTCTGAAAATGTGCTGGATCGGTTCTCCCGTCACGTCAAAGTACCTGGCCATGATCGCCGGTCCATTACGTCGATTCGCCGAGAAGCATTCCTGCGAACTCGTATTGATCGGAGGCGGGGATCTTGATCTGAAGGGGGTTCCCGTGAAGCATGTAGACTGGGCGCCCGATACCGAGGCAGAGGCAATTCGGAACTGCGATGTGGGTCTCATGCCGCTGCCGGACGATCCCTGGGAAAGAGGAAAGTGCGGCCTTAAACTGATACAGTACATGGCGGCCGGGCTGCCGATCATCGCGTCGCCGATCGGGATTAACAACGACATTGTGGAAGATGGAGTGAACGGGTTTCTAGCATCCGGCGACGAACAGTGGATTGCCTGCATCGAAGAACTCAATGCAAGCGAATCGTTGAGAAGCGGTTTCGGGGAGCAGGGCCGTCGGAAGGTGGAGAAGTATTACGATCTTTCCGTGACAGCTTCCGTTTTGAGCCGTGTACTTCTTGAAGTAGCTCACCGTTAA